In a genomic window of Suricata suricatta isolate VVHF042 chromosome 12, meerkat_22Aug2017_6uvM2_HiC, whole genome shotgun sequence:
- the TMEM59L gene encoding transmembrane protein 59-like produces MASVALMPLLLLLLLLPPPATPAPPARDPFAPQLGDTQSCQLRCRDRYPGRQLSQAELEEEDPSESPYEYDRAVLISACERGCRLFSICRFVARSSKPNATQTECEAACVEAYVKETEQQACSEGCWSQNPEPEPEPEPEPEQKRKVLEAPSGALSLLDLFSTLCNDLVNSAQGFVSSTWTYYLQTDNGKVVVFQTQPVVESLGHEGARLQRVEVTWRGSHPEALEVHVDPVGPLDKVRKAKIRVKTSSKAKVESEEPQDNDFLSCMSRRSGLPRWILACCLFLSVLVMLWLSCSTLVTAPGQHLKFQPLTLEQHKGFMVEPDWPLYPPPSHAFGDSPPPYKLKLDLTKL; encoded by the exons ATGGCTTCGGTGGCTCTGATGccgctcctgctgctgctgctgctgctgcctccaCCTGCCACTCCCGCGCCGCCTGCCCGCGACCCCTTCGCCCCGCAGCTCGGGGATACGCAGAGCTGCCAGCTGCGGTGCCGCGACCGCTATCCTGGTCGGCAGCTCTCGCAG GCAGAGCTTGAGGAGGAGGACCCCTCTGAGTCCCCATATGAGTATGACAGGGCTGTCCTGATCAGTGCTTGTGAGCGAGGCTGCCGCCTCTTCTCCATCTGCCGATTCGTGGCGAGGAGCTCCAAGCCCAATGCCACCCAGACTGAGTGTGAAGCAG CCTGTGTGGAGGCCTATGTGAAGGAGACAGAGCAGCAGGCTTGCAGCGAGGGCTGCTGGAGCCAGAACCCGGAGCCGGaacctgagcctgagcctgagccagAGCAGAAG AGAAAGGTCCTGGAAGCTCCAAGTGGGGCCCTTTCACTCCTGGACTTGTTTTCTACCCTCTGCAATGACCTTGTCAACTCGGCCCAGGGCTTCGTCTCCTCCACCTGGACATACTACCTGCAGACTGACAATGGGAAGGTGGTGGTGTTCCAG ACCCAGCCTGTGGTAGAGAGCCTGGGGCATGAAGGGGCCCGACTGCAGCGAGTAGAGGTGACCTGGCGGGGATCCCACCCTGAGGCCTTGGAGGTACACGTGG ACCCTGTAGGTCCCTTGGACAAGGTGAGGAAGGCCAAGATCCGAGTCAAGACCAGTAGCAAGGCCAAGGTGGAGTCCGAAGAGCCGCAGGACAATGACTTCCTCAGTTGCATGTCCCG GCGCTCAGGGCTCCCTCGCTGGATCCTGGCCTGCTGCCTCTTCCTTTCTGTGCTGGTGATGTTGTGGCTGAGCTGCTCCACCCTGGTGACCGCGCCTGGCCAGCATCTCAAGTTTCAG cccctgACCCTGGAGCAGCACAAGGGCTTCATGGTAGAGCCAGACTGGCCCCTGTACCCTCCCCCGTCGCATGCTTTTGGGGACAGCCCCCCACCCTACAAGCTGAAGCTGGATCTGACCAAGCTGTAG